In Tumebacillus amylolyticus, the sequence CACCGTTGACCTCACCCGAGCCGTAGTTCTGCTTGCTGTACCCGTTCCAATCCTGTAGGAAAAGCGGACCTATATTGAGGTACCCCTTGTCAAAGACGTTCACTTTAACCGCTAATACGTTAATGCCACCAATCATGACCATCGCCCTCCTCTGTGGGTAGGATACGCCAAAAAAGCGCCGTGTGTGCAACCACGGCGCTTCAAAAACACTCTCATGTGCTGATAGGCTCGAACACTTAAGGATGAATCTGGTGGCTCGGGACGGAGTCGAACCGCCGACACGTGGATTTTCAGTCCACTGCTCTACCAACTGAGCTACCGAGCCAAAACATGGTGCCTTTTACCGGAATCGAACCGATGACCTCATCCTTACCATGGATGCGCTCTACCTACTGAGCTAAAAAGGCATGGTGGAGAATAGCGGATTCGAACCGCTGACCCCCTGCTTGCAAGGCAGGTGCTCTACCAACTGAGCTAATCCCCCAAAAAACATGGTGCGGTCGAGAAGACTCGAACTTCCACGGGGAAACCCCACACGCCCCTCAAGCGTGCGCGTCTGCCATTCCGCCACGACCGCATATTGAATAGAAAGGAAAAAAATGGTGAGCCATGAAGGACTTGAACCTTCGACACCCTGATTAAAAGTCAGGTGCTCTACCAACTGAGCTAATGGCTCGTGATCTCACCGTCTGCCGTGTAACTCGTGGCGACAGATAGTAATATATCACGAGCCTAGGAAGTTATGCAACCCTTTTGCGGCAGGTACCTTTTGGGAGAGTTTCCGGTCCCACTTTCTGATCAGAAGTTGCGTAATCGGGCCGGGCGTTCCGGTGTAGATCGGAGTTTTCTCTATAGAGACGGCAGGCAGAATTCCGACGACCGAAGAGGTGGTGAAGGCTTCCGTAGCTTGGGTGAGATCGTTGAGCGTGAAGCGATGTTCCCGAGTCGGGATGCCGCGTTCACGGACGGTTTCCAGCACCCAAGCGCGTGTGACGCCGGGCAAGATCCCCGTTTCAGCGCTCGGTGTCCAAAGTTCACCATGCACGACGAAAAATAGATTGCTCACCGCACCCTCCGCCACAAAACCGTCGTGCGTCAACTGAATGCCCTCTCCCCCGCCGCGAGCTTCAAGCTCTGCATACGCAAGCAGGGAGTTCAAGTAGTTCAGCGACTTCACGCGCACAGTTGTTTCCGGCGTACTACGGCGTGTTTCGAGGAGGAGCAGGTCACGACCTCGTTGGTAGGTTTCTGCGGGAGGCAACACCAACGGTTTCACATAAATGACGAGCGTCGGTGTCTCGCACGTTTTGCCACTCGGCCCTAGTTGACCTGGACCGCGTGTGACTGTGAGGCGGACGTAGGCTTCGTCAAGTTCGAGCTCGTTGGCGCGGACGGTTTGAAAGACAAGGTCGTGGAGCTCGTCAGAGGACCACGGCATTTTTTGCTGAAGAGCTTGACAAGACTCCGCCAGCCGCAGATAATGCGCGTCCCAGAACATCGGACGTCCACCGACCGTGCGCATCGTCTCAAAAAGCCCCGCTCCATATAAAAATCCGTGGTCGAGCACGGAGACGTTTGCGCGTTCAATAGGAAGTATCTCTCCATTTAGACAGACGTACATACGAGCCCCGCCTGTTCGATGAAATTGCGCAGCATGAGTTTGCCATGTTCGGTGAGGATCGCTTCCGGGTGGAACTGAACACCCTCCACGGCGAGCTCGCGATGGCGAATCCCCATAATCTCGCCCTCTGCGGTCCACGCAGAAATTTCAAAGCAGTCCGGCAACGTCTCGCGCTCCACGATCAAGGAATGATACCGGCAAGCGGTCAACGGACTCCCCAACTCGTGAAAAATCGTCCGTGCGTCGTGATGCACCGGCGATGTTTTTCCATGCATCAAACGCTCGGCATGCACAACCTTCCCGCCGAACGCCTGCGCGATGGCTTGGTGCCCGAGGCAGACGCCGAGCACGGGAATTCGCCCGGCAAAGTGACGGATCGCTTCTAAGGAAATGCCCGCTTCATTGGGCGAACAAGGCCCCGGCGAGATCACGAGCACGCGGGGGTTGAGAGCTTCGATTTCAGCGATGGTAATCTCGTCGTTGCGCCGAACGAGCAGCTCATGGCCCATTTCGGTGAGATATTGGACGAGGTTGTAGACGAAACTGTCGTAGTTATCAATCATGAGAATCACAGATGGAAACGCTCCTCTCGGCAGGTAAAAACTGAGCGGCAAGTGAAAACGACGATACGGAAATAGTAACGTCGTGAGGTGAACTCG encodes:
- a CDS encoding aminotransferase class IV, producing the protein MYVCLNGEILPIERANVSVLDHGFLYGAGLFETMRTVGGRPMFWDAHYLRLAESCQALQQKMPWSSDELHDLVFQTVRANELELDEAYVRLTVTRGPGQLGPSGKTCETPTLVIYVKPLVLPPAETYQRGRDLLLLETRRSTPETTVRVKSLNYLNSLLAYAELEARGGGEGIQLTHDGFVAEGAVSNLFFVVHGELWTPSAETGILPGVTRAWVLETVRERGIPTREHRFTLNDLTQATEAFTTSSVVGILPAVSIEKTPIYTGTPGPITQLLIRKWDRKLSQKVPAAKGLHNFLGS
- the pabA gene encoding aminodeoxychorismate/anthranilate synthase component II; translation: MILMIDNYDSFVYNLVQYLTEMGHELLVRRNDEITIAEIEALNPRVLVISPGPCSPNEAGISLEAIRHFAGRIPVLGVCLGHQAIAQAFGGKVVHAERLMHGKTSPVHHDARTIFHELGSPLTACRYHSLIVERETLPDCFEISAWTAEGEIMGIRHRELAVEGVQFHPEAILTEHGKLMLRNFIEQAGLVCTSV